The nucleotide window AAATTTGTGATTATCTTGTTCAACATTACTAATTCACCTTCAATCAAACCAATACACTTTTATGTTAAACATGGTCTTGCGTTTACCATAATATACTGTGCAGTATTGCAAGCAGAGTATTTGGAACATATATCTTTAGAAATTAAGAATAAACCTGTATTTTAGGAAATTCAGATTCTAACTTATTAGTAATTTGTGCTGAGTAAAAAGATGAATGGATCCACTAGGATTGCAGCTGTAAACAACACAATTTTCTTGCTGAACACTTTCCTCTCTGAAGTACCTTCTTAAACTTTTCTTTTCCAAAGCAACTTCATGATTACCTCCTAGAGAAGATGTCTGTGAGTAATTTGCAATCGTCTCTAGTGCCTGTAGTCTAGAGGAAAAAATTGCAGCTAGATTATACTGCTTGTCACTGTCCAACAATGCCACCTACATCAGTAGACTTTGCATACTTCATCTTGCATATGAAGAAAAGCAACTTAAGGATCCAACACAGAGGGGTGCCCTGGGGAGATTTGACAGCTTCAGGCTTCTGCCAGAACCACATTCTTAGATGGTAgcccacactaaatgctggagaaactcggcaggtcaggcagtatctatggaaatgaataaacagttgacgtttcagtccaagacccttcttcaggactggacaggaaaggggtagacgccagaataaaaaggggaaggaggatagccagaaggtgataggtgaagctgggtgggtaggacagataaagggctggaggggatgaaatttgataggagagaagagttagctgtgggaggaggggacccggagggagatgataggcaggtgagaagagataggaCACCAGAGCGAGGGATAGAAGAAGAAGTGTTCTTAGatggtgttggttgttaatgcatatGGCACATTTCATGGTATGTTTTGATGCAAGTGTGATAAATGCATCTGCATCAAGGGAGGGAAGTGGAAACGTAGGGGATTCTGGAAGCACAGCGAGCAGCATCAGTGAGGGTGTGTTGACCTGCTGAAAAATCACggctggagtactgtgctcagctctggtcaccacaCTTGAGGGAGTGGGAGTGAATGGTTCAAAGTGGGAGTGAATGGTTCAAAAGAGGGGGAATTTCAGCAGCAAGGTTAGATTGTGGAAACAGAattttttctccttggaacacGGGTGCTTATCAGGAAATCAGATGGATACACACAAGGGCATGAGTAGCCCCCATCAATGAATGATTTGAGGACTACAGATTCAAAGTGATGGGCAAaatacgggggggggggcgggaagtgAGGAGTTAAAATTCATTTTTCCTTGGGTCAATCAGGACATTTGAAAGGTGGTCCTCTCCTAGGTGGTCATATTCTCTTCCTTAGACTTTATAGAGCTAAGGAAGAGAATAGGACTGTTTAGTTGTTCTATACCATGTTAACATGGAATTTGATGGACTGACTTAACATTGTCAATGTCATGAATTCTTTGATATAACACTTCCTCTATAGTGAGAGTCTCTGCGTTATATTGTGTGTGTTAGCTAGGTTGTATGGGACACCCACTGATATGGTTTATCATTGCTTTACACAGGTTATCATGCATCCCTTGAAGCCGAGAATGTCTAAGGCTAAAGGAGTTCTCTGCATCATCATCATTTGGATCATGGCTACAGGTTTCTCTCTTCCACATGCAATCTACCAGaagttgtttaaagttgaatACAGGTGAGATGAAAATCAAACAACCAAACATGGAAGGCTTTCATCATTGTATATTATCTCATTTCATTAAGGTACACCTAAAAGGGCATTTTCTTTGGCACTCTCCCAGCATCAAATTCTGTGGCCTTGAGTGATTATACTCAGAAAATGAATAATGATATTAGACCAAGGAAATAGTTTTCACAATGCAAGAAAGCACAGTATCAGATGGTTTTTCTTAGCTATTGGCTTAACTCTTGCCAACATTTAGTTTTCTGATTTCCCATCTGACTAGTAAATGCTTTAACCATGCTGTAAGTCTAGTTATAGGCAGTTGGCCCTAGATTTGATTTTTGATCTCTGCTGGACCACTAGCTAAACTGCATCTCTCTATGGACTCATATAAATCAATAAATCATGCACCTTTCCAATGTTATGATTAATTAGTCTTTTCTCTAGATTTTTCAAATCTTGGAGTTGATAATACAGATGGCAAGGTCGCCATCTCCATATTTTTCATAGAAGTTGCAAATGAGTGTCATGCTATAAACACATAGAACAAAACTGTAGTTGGGCTGAGAAGCATTTTTTTCACATCAACTCCCACATCACTCAAAGCAAAACTCTGCAGATGCAAGgatacaaataaaaacaaaaaaaaatgttgaaaatgctcagaaggacaggcagcagcaatggagaataatctttgatctgaaatgttaattctctaTGTTTTCTTCCCCACCAATTTTGCCCAGCCAGTTAAGTATTTACAACACTTCCTATTTGATtatcatcatcagatttctgaatgactcATAAACCCATGAATATCACCCTATTATTCCTTGATTTGGcctatttctttaattttgtattttatagtaaCCTTgcatctttgcactgtactgctgctacaaagctaCCAACTTTACATTctaagtcaatgataataaatcagattgtGATATTTCATTTGTTGGTTGACTTTCAATTCCTGCGTAAAGCTTAAATGAGCATTTTCCTTTGCCAGCTGAAAATGGATTTGGGTAATAATGAATTGTTGTGATTCTTCAGGAACAAGAGCTACTGATGGCTCAACAAATTATTCAATGAGAGATGAAGGTCTTGGCTTCATTGCCAAATTGTGTGATTGACCTAATCACACAAAACCACATCACAGAGCCATTCAGATAACTGCAAGTTGTGGCCTAGTTAATGCTGATAGATCACAACACCTGTTGAGATTACCATTGGTTAAAAAGGGAAATTGGAACAGCAGCAGAACAAAGGAATttgtgaatacagatccataattccttgaaagtgctaTCATTGGTAGATAAGTGTAAAAAGAGCTTTTCACACATTACCCTTCACAAATCAGAGTATTGActacaggatttgggatgttatgttgaagttacataggacattggtaaggccaaatttagagtattgtgtgcagttctgttcatctacctacaggaaggatatcagaaagtttgaaagagtatagaggaaactttacaaggctgttgctgggacttgaggacctgagttgtaaggaaaggtttaataggttaggactacatagaaacatggaaacatagaaaataggtgcaggagtaggccattcggcccttcgagccagcaccgccattcagtatgatcatggctgatcatccaactcggaaccctgtacctgccttctctccatacccccgatccctttagccacaagggccatatctaactccctcttaaatatagccaatgaattggcctcaactgtttcctgtggcagataattccacagattcaccactctctgtatgaagtcgtttttcctcatctcggtcctaaaaggcttcccctttatcctcaaactgtgacccctcgttctggacttcgccaacatcgggaacaatcttcctacatctagcctgtccaattcctttagaattttatacgtttcaatcagatcccccctcaatcttctaaattccagagagtataatccTAGTtggtccagtctttcatcatatgaaagtcctgccatcccaagaatcaatctggtgaaccttctttgtactccctctatggcaagaatgtctttcctcagattaggggaccaaaactgcatacatatCTCTGGTGCATAGGgaaatgaggagagatttaatagaggtatacaaagtagTGAGAGTTAtaagtagggtaaatacaagcaggcttttccaacTGATATTGGGTGAGGTGAGGGCTAGAGGCTATAGGTTAAGTatgaaaggagaaatgtttaaggaaacctgagggggaactctTTCACTCAGACCTTAGTaaaaatgtggaacaagctgttagtggaagtgatggatccaggttcaatttcaacacttgtgAGAAGTTGGGATCGGTACGTAGATGGaaggaatatggagggctatagcccaggtgcaggttgatgaagCTCGGCAGAATTATAGATCAATGGGGTTTAAAGAtcaggtttctgtgctgtaatgctctatgactgtaTGGGAAGTAATTATTAATTGACCACTAAATGATTTGTGATTAGCAATGACTACAACTCAACATGAGTAGTCCTTCCAATTATGTTGCACTCTCCGTAGAACTGTAAATAGTTTTAAAAGTGCACCAGTGGGTAGGTATTTATTGTGGGGTAGTTGACTTCAGAGAGATGGTTCAATGCACTCTCTGCCTGACCTTCATTTCCGCTGGAGAATTTCTGAATGAGTAGTAGAGGTGATGCTCCTTGTCTGGCCAATGTAATAAATTCTAATTTCCACGGCAATCAGAGGAAGTCTGTTCCCTGTGTGAAATCATCTGCACAATGAATCACTTGTACATTCTGTGTTCCAGGAAGGAGCAAGTGCGAAGTTTGTGTCTCCACAATTTCCCACAGCCAGCAGATTTGTATTGGAAGTATATGGACTTGTCCACTTTTATTCTCCTCTATGTTCTGCCACTCCTGATCATAAGCGTGGCCTACACTACAGTGGCAAAGAAGCTGTGGTTGCGGAATGCCATTGGGGACATCACTGTGGAGCAATACTTTGCCCACAGGCGTAAGAAAAAGATGATGCTGAAGATGCTGATGCTGGTTGTGGTGGTGTTTGCTGTCTGTTGGTTTCCCTTGAACTGCTACTTGGTGCTCATCTCCAGCAAGGCCATCAACACCAACAACGCCTTGTACTTCACCTTCCACTGGTTTGCCATGAGTAGCACATGTTACAACCCCTTCATCTACTGCTGGCTGAACGCAAATTTCCGATCTGAATTCAAATCCCTGTTGAGTATGTGCAGGAGGAAGAGGGCCACCCACGTGCAGCAGCTTGCCTACAGCCCCCCTCCCTACAGGCAGGCATGGAATGATGGGAGAAGCCACAAGAGGATCAGTGAAGCTCGGAATCCACGGTTTAGCACCAACATAAACTCCGCAAGGACTGATATTTCCATTGTGGAACCCATTGTGACAGTCGGCTAAATAATGAATCAAAGACACTGTAACTACCATCGTTCCACAACCAGAAAATGTCCAAGGGTCTCTCAGGCTTATAAAGTTAATTCTTAGGATGGGAACATTGCTGGCAAGGCCGATATTTTGGCACCAGTTCAGTAGCACTGAGAAGGTTGGTATGGGGCCTCTACAATTGTTTGACACAAGCTTGCTCAGTCACTTCAGAAACAGAATGTGGTAAGGATACCAGAGTTTCTTCCTTGAGTGGCATTTGTGGTAGAAATAAAAATAAGATGTGAAATGATCAGTCAGCTGCCTTGTGTCCATGTTTATAAAAATGCAGTGGTTCAAATTTGAGTTTAATGTTGCAAGCCAATGGATTACTGATAACGCAGCATAAACCCAAGATCACTGCATCACTTACTGTGAAGGTCATAATAAAGACTGGCAACCACTTAAGAATGACCAGTTTTCAAGGACATTATGGGAAATTTGTTGAAGGATTTTTAATGTATTCCTCAATTAATTCCAAGAAATTGATCACTTTCTGCAGAGTACAGTAAAATTGGCTATCAGATGAATCAGTGCTTCTTGTCAGAATTATGTTGGTATTGTAAACTTATTGAAAGTCTGAATTGATGCTGTTATTGTCAGTAATTTGTACAAAGAGCATAttaatatataaattacaatcctgatgaagggtctcggcccaaaatgtcaactgtttatttccttccatatgtagatgctgcctgaccttctgagttcctccagtgttttgtgtgtgttactctgaacttccagcatatGAAAACAATCTCTTGTACTTAACATATAATGTATTACTTTGCTTTGTACTATCTTTGCTAATGTATTGATTTTGCAAAGTTGCAAGGCTAAAATTAAAAATGGTACTACGGAGTCGATTAAACTACATGATGGAGTATGCAACGTAATTAAATTACTTATTTGATAAACATGGCTCTACCTCTCAGTAGCAGCATATATTGGAACTGCATTATTACCAACATCAGGATCGATTGATTAATTGGAGACGCAGTTTATCCATGTCTCTGGATTGTGGACATCATTTTTTTTAGTCTTCATAAAACATTTAGttgtttttgtgtattttttAAACTGAACTGCTATTTTTCATTCCTTACCTTGATGCCCCCATCACTCTGTCTATCTCTGCTCCTGATTCATCCTATACGGCCTGCTGGGCTATCATCCTATCACAGGGGTccacaaccttttttgcaccgcggaccggtttgatattaacaatattcttgcggaccagccgaccggtcggggggagagggggtgttaatcaagaccggaatataggtgataagtcaactaagtcacttataagtggctaatacactcaattttgtttcttaaaggctttatctaatgaatttaatattaaacacccagtgcatattttccccgtatgaacatataaagtcattgcaacacaccaatatcgctgaatcagtgggaatcctgggcttgtttccctgcaacaagacggtgccatcgaggggtgatgggagacagcgatactcgaagggggttccttatgtccagtctattccagaatttagttttcgttactttcattgcagaaaaccccgcttcacagagatacattggaaatggaagcaacgttttcagtgcttttgtagctatctcaggatatttagccttgactttgatccagaatgccggcagagacatTATGACtaatatacttttcagcccaccgttatttgcaagctcgaggagttgatcttcttcccacactgacatggatgacgcgtgcgtcatgacctcgcgtgcgttcaagttccaacagtgggcgTCACATCATCCTCTGAGGGAAGAACTTCCCTCTCATGATCCCGCAACTATTTCATCCTTCACCCTAAGCCAATAACTTCTAGTTCCAGTGTCACCCAACTTGAaggggaaaaggcatgtaatcgCATTAACTGTATGATTTCCCCTCGttctctttccttcatttcttatCAGTTGTTTCTTCTATGGTCTGTTACAGCAAGATGTCATAGTGTAACATTTTGCTTATGCAGTATTGTTAACCTGGATGAGCTACATAAAAGCTCAGAATCGGGTGTTCTTCATTGTGCAATACATTAATAGCATTGATTAGGTTGGCAGAGGGCCAGAGGATGCGATGGTCATTTAAGATGCTGAATGGATGGTTAGCCACGAGGATAAGTGAAGCTAGCAGCTGGGTGCACAGTtccagagggaggaaaaaaatcagcatctTGCTCTGAACTACACAATGATCTGGCAGTTCTGCATAACTCCCACAagttttaactttccacacacCTACCCTTGCATCATTTTGACATCTGAAACAATTCAAGACTGCGGTGAGTGCATATGTGTGGGCAGTAGGTGTAATCTGAACCATTATGGCATCACTTCTACCCCAACTACCAATCTCAGTTTTGCTTTCTCCCCCTCTTTATATCTGCttcttcagaacatagaacaatacagcacaggagcaaGCCCTTCAGTGCAAAATGTTGTCCAAACTAATTAGTCattaaatgcccaactaaactaatctgtaCTATCTACATAAGTATGTTACTTTACCATAAAAAGAGCTATACTCTGCTATACTaaagaaaaggggggaaggagcaccagagggaagcaatTGGtgagcaaggagatgaggtgagagagggaaaagggaattggaaatggagaaggggctgtggttggggggcattaccagaagtttgagaaatcgatgttcatgccaatcggttgggggctacccaagcggaatataaggtgttgtccttcaaacctaagtgtggcctcatcacgacagtagaggaggccatggatggacatattggaatgggaatgggaagtggaattaaaaaaat belongs to Mobula hypostoma chromosome 10, sMobHyp1.1, whole genome shotgun sequence and includes:
- the LOC134353408 gene encoding G-protein coupled receptor 83-like, translating into MIAMSRYLWLPLSYVTNSVRKNGEEVNGSDFFFALYGLSNTTSFFNWGNLTIEDWGIFNNHTKYEAESKNPTVKALLIVAYSVIIVISLFGNVLVCQVVIKNKRMHSATSLFIANLAVADIMITLLNTPFTLVRFVNSNWVFGKLMCHVSRFAQYCSVHVSVLTLTAIALDRHQVIMHPLKPRMSKAKGVLCIIIIWIMATGFSLPHAIYQKLFKVEYRKEQVRSLCLHNFPQPADLYWKYMDLSTFILLYVLPLLIISVAYTTVAKKLWLRNAIGDITVEQYFAHRRKKKMMLKMLMLVVVVFAVCWFPLNCYLVLISSKAINTNNALYFTFHWFAMSSTCYNPFIYCWLNANFRSEFKSLLSMCRRKRATHVQQLAYSPPPYRQAWNDGRSHKRISEARNPRFSTNINSARTDISIVEPIVTVG